One Spinacia oleracea cultivar Varoflay chromosome 4, BTI_SOV_V1, whole genome shotgun sequence DNA segment encodes these proteins:
- the LOC110790383 gene encoding LOW QUALITY PROTEIN: allene oxide synthase 3-like (The sequence of the model RefSeq protein was modified relative to this genomic sequence to represent the inferred CDS: deleted 1 base in 1 codon): TDKAESFGISREEACHNLVFVAGFNAFGGFSRWFPSFIKWVASAGESLHRELAEEIRTTVKSEGGVTLNAINKMALTKSVVYEVLRIEPPIPYQYGRVKKDLVVQSHDAAFKIKKGEMIFGYQPFATKDGKIFDDPDEKFVGNRFVGEEGEKLLKYVLWLNGRGTDEPRVDNKQCPGKNLVELLLRVFLVEFFLLYDTFSVETGNLLSNTIVTFLSLKKASSI, from the exons ACGGATAAAGCTGAAAGTTTTGGTATAAGCAGAGAAGAGGCATGCCATAACTTGGTTTTTGTAGCTGGGTTTAATGCATTTGGGGGGTTCTCAAGGTGGTTTCCGTCTTTTATCAAATGGGTTGCATCCGCAGGGGAGAGCCTACACCGCGAGCTAGCTGAGGAAATCAGAACCACTGTGAAATCCGAGGGTGGAGTCACTTTGAATGCTATCAACAAGATGGCCTTGACCAAATCAGTTGTATACGAGGTTTTACGGATTGAGCCTCCTATACCGTACCAGTACGGGAGGGTTAAGAAAGATTTGGTAGTCCAAAGCCATGATGCTGCATTTAAGATCAAAAAAGGAGAGATGATATTTGGATATCAGCCCTTTGCTACAAAAGATGGGAAAATCTTTGATGATCCGGAT GAGAAGTTTGTAGGGAATAGATTTGTAGGGGAGGAAGGAGAAAAGCTGTTGAAGTACGTGTTATGGTTGAATGGGAGGGGGACTGATGAACCGAGAGTGGATAATAAGCAATGCCCTGGTAAGAATCTGGTGGAGTTACTACTCAGGGTTTTTCTGGTGGAATTCTTCTTGCTGTATGATACATTTTCAGTTGAAACTGGGAACTTGTTGTCTAACACCATTGTTACCTTCTTATCCTTGAAAAAAGCCAGCAGCATTTGA
- the LOC110790385 gene encoding uncharacterized protein isoform X1 yields the protein MEFVVEKGKEPHTECSTLILPALSIGNVGQLALDLLITSMGTEKVGYLDDPNILPCVGNDAFGPIPNGDLALPLEVYDSTSNKLTCVQQRSPVVKGMMVQFAQNLADFAVAAGMKHVVVLSSLDFGRWKKVDMSSGMPIHYLSSTNPDGSDDDCEKLGWKRLQEYSPSQRRWQHLSAVAEGNSVEEDSITFDDDLEEDDDYYASLPFAALFSCFKARGLKVTCLLCYCSEGDNIGDSYNLAEAACRVLGLRTSDRNANEVGGWVTPLSWKSVYGPPPDMWMF from the exons ATGGAGTTTGTAGTTGAAAAAGGCAAGGAACCTCACACCGAATGCTCTACTTTGATACTA CCAGCTTTATCAATTGGAAATGTTGGGCAATTAGCATTGGATTTGTTGATAACTTCAATGGGTACGGAGAAAGTCGGGTATTTGGATGATCCAAATATACTTCCTTGTGTTGGTAATGACGCTTTTGGTCCGATTCCGAATGGCGACCTTGCTCTCCCCCTCGAAG TCTATGATTCGACTTCCAATAAATTGACTTGTGTCCAACAAAGATCTCCAGTAGTTAAG GGGATGATGGTTCAATTTGCCCAAAATTTGGCTGATTTTGCCGTTGCTGCTGGAATGAAGCATGTTGTTGTGCTTTCTAGTTTGGACTTTGGGCGGTGGAAAAAAGTCGATATGTCAAG TGGAATGCCTATACATTATCTCTCAAGCACCAACCCAGACGGATCTGATGATGATTGTGAAAAGCTTGGATGGAAAAGACTGCAAGAATACAGTCCTTCGCAAAGGCGATGGCAGCATCTCAGCGCAGTTGCAGAAGGAAATAGTGTTGAGGAAGATTCTATTACTTTTGATGATGATctagaagaagatgatgattaTTATGCCAGTTTGCCTTTTGCTGCACTATTTTCTTGTTTTAAG GCTAGAGGTTTGAAGGTGACTTGCTTGCTCTGTTACTGTTCAGAAGGAGATAACATAGGCGATTCTTATAATCTTGCTGAGGCTGCATGCAGAGTTTTGGGATTGCGCACTAGTGATCGCAATG CCAATGAAGTTGGAGGATGGGTAACCCCACTTTCATGGAAGAGTGTGTACGGACCACCCCCAGATATGTGGATGTTCTAG
- the LOC110790358 gene encoding uncharacterized protein — MKSVSVNLLAPAAVLAMLILLSTTASVDGRVATTTSDELPQEYKIIIEKVMIIEPNAENGNDDEKTKMIVMAQGNTNGLECAGKGGYCNIFFGPSCCSEHPCITLAGIAGGFCSG; from the exons ATGAAGAGTGTATCAGTTAACCTGCTTGCTCCAGCAGCTGTTTTGGCAATGTTAATCTTGCTCAGTACAACAG CTTCAGTGGATGGAAGGGTGGCAACAACAACTTCTGATGAATTGCCACAggaatataaaataataatagaaaaagtGATGATAATTGAACCAAACGCAGAGAACGGAAACGATGACGAGAAAACAAAGATGATTGTGATGGCGCAAGGGAATACTAATGGTCTGGAATGCGCAGGAAAAGGTGGATATTGTAACATATTTTTTGGACCATCTTGTTGCTCTGAACACCCATGTATTACTCTTGCTGGTATTGCTGGTGGCTTTTGCTCTGGATAA
- the LOC110790384 gene encoding allene oxide synthase 3-like yields the protein MSSPFVSSSLLSSSPSSDLPLREIPGSYGLPFFGAVKDRWDFFYLQGRDKFFRSRMENYNSTIFRANMPPGPWISPDPRVIVLLDANSFPVLFDNSKVEKRDVFTGTYMPSTSYTGGYRVCPYLDPSEPDHGSLKALIFSFLASKHEDFIPLFQTCMKGMFSGLEDKLRDAGRAEFGQLNDVLSLEFVFRLFCDGKSPLDTKLESNGPIMLKKWLLGQIGPVGSLGLPKLLNPIDDFIMHSVGLPSLLVKNDYKKLFDAFYSSAISFLDKAESFGLSREEACNNLVFVAGFNSFGGFTIWIPSMMKWVASAGESLHRELAEEIRTTVKSEGGVTLNAINKMALTKSVVYEGLRIEPPVPYQYGKAKDDLVVQSHDGSFKIKKGEMIFGFQPFATKDPKIFDDPEKFVADRFVGEEGEKLLKYVLWSNGRGVDDPTVNDKQCPGKNLVELISQVFLVEFFLQYDTFSVEMSDSNLTFLSIKKASST from the coding sequence ATGTCCTCTCCATTTGTATCCTCTTCTCTCCTCTCGTCATCACCGTCCTCGGATCTTCCTCTACGTGAAATCCCGGGAAGTTATGGCCTTCCCTTCTTTGGAGCCGTAAAAGATAGATGGGACTTCTTTTACCTCCAAGGGCGAGACAAGTTCTTCAGGTCTCGAATGGAGAATTACAACTCCACTATTTTTCGAGCTAACATGCCTCCTGGCCCGTGGATATCCCCTGACCCACGGGTTATCGTTCTTCTGGATGCCAACAGCTTTCCAGTTCTCTTTGATAACTCTAAAGTCGAAAAACGCGATGTTTTTACGGGAACTTACATGCCTTCCACCTCCTACACTGGGGGTTATCGTGTGTGCCCTTACTTGGACCCAAGTGAGCCCGACCATGGATCTCTCAAAGCCCTGATCTTCTCTTTCCTCGCCTCTAAACACGAGGACTTCATCCCTCTCTTTCAGACCTGTATGAAAGGAATGTTCTCCGGGCTTGAGGATAAGCTCAGAGACGCAGGTCGGGCCGAGTTTGGGCAGCTCAATGATGTTCTATCTCTTGAGTTTGTTTTCAGACTGTTTTGTGATGGCAAGAGCCCTTTAGACACCAAACTAGAGTCGAATGGACCCATCATGCTCAAGAAGTGGCTACTTGGTCAAATAGGACCCGTGGGTTCATTAGGGTTACCCAAGTTGTTAAACCCGATTGATGATTTCATAATGCACTCTGTTGGACTGCCTTCTCTCTTAGTGAAaaatgattacaaaaagctattTGATGCATTTTACTCCTCAGCTATATCATTCTTAGACAAAGCAGAAAGTTTTGGTTTGAGTAGAGAAGAGGCATGCAATAACTTGGTTTTCGTAGCTGGATTCAACTCATTTGGCGGGTTTACAATATGGATCCCGTCAATGATGAAATGGGTTGCATCTGCAGGGGAGAGCCTACACCGTGAGCTAGCTGAGGAGATTAGGACCACCGTGAAGTCCGAGGGTGGGGTCACTTTGAATGCCATCAACAAGATGGCATTGACCAAGTCAGTGGTTTACGAGGGTCTAAGGATTGAACCACCCGTACCATACCAGTACGGGAAGGCTAAGGATGATTTGGTTGTCCAAAGCCATGATGGTTCGTTTAAGATCAAGAAAGGAGAGATGATATTTGGGTTCCAACCATTTGCGACTAAAGATCCGAAAATCTTTGATGACCCGGAGAAGTTTGTAGCGGATAGATTCGTAGGGGAGGAAGGAGAAAAGCTGTTGAAGTACGTGTTATGGTCGAATGGACGAGGGGTTGATGATCCGACGGTGAATGATAAGCAATGTCCTGGTAAGAATCTGGTGGAGCTGATATCCCAAGTTTTCCTGGTGGAATTCTTCTTGCAGTACGACACATTTTCTGTTGAAATGTCTGATAGTAATCTCACCTTCTTGTCTATAAAGAAAGCTAGCAGCACTTGA
- the LOC110790385 gene encoding uncharacterized protein isoform X2 — MGTEKVGYLDDPNILPCVGNDAFGPIPNGDLALPLEVYDSTSNKLTCVQQRSPVVKGMMVQFAQNLADFAVAAGMKHVVVLSSLDFGRWKKVDMSSGMPIHYLSSTNPDGSDDDCEKLGWKRLQEYSPSQRRWQHLSAVAEGNSVEEDSITFDDDLEEDDDYYASLPFAALFSCFKARGLKVTCLLCYCSEGDNIGDSYNLAEAACRVLGLRTSDRNANEVGGWVTPLSWKSVYGPPPDMWMF; from the exons ATGGGTACGGAGAAAGTCGGGTATTTGGATGATCCAAATATACTTCCTTGTGTTGGTAATGACGCTTTTGGTCCGATTCCGAATGGCGACCTTGCTCTCCCCCTCGAAG TCTATGATTCGACTTCCAATAAATTGACTTGTGTCCAACAAAGATCTCCAGTAGTTAAG GGGATGATGGTTCAATTTGCCCAAAATTTGGCTGATTTTGCCGTTGCTGCTGGAATGAAGCATGTTGTTGTGCTTTCTAGTTTGGACTTTGGGCGGTGGAAAAAAGTCGATATGTCAAG TGGAATGCCTATACATTATCTCTCAAGCACCAACCCAGACGGATCTGATGATGATTGTGAAAAGCTTGGATGGAAAAGACTGCAAGAATACAGTCCTTCGCAAAGGCGATGGCAGCATCTCAGCGCAGTTGCAGAAGGAAATAGTGTTGAGGAAGATTCTATTACTTTTGATGATGATctagaagaagatgatgattaTTATGCCAGTTTGCCTTTTGCTGCACTATTTTCTTGTTTTAAG GCTAGAGGTTTGAAGGTGACTTGCTTGCTCTGTTACTGTTCAGAAGGAGATAACATAGGCGATTCTTATAATCTTGCTGAGGCTGCATGCAGAGTTTTGGGATTGCGCACTAGTGATCGCAATG CCAATGAAGTTGGAGGATGGGTAACCCCACTTTCATGGAAGAGTGTGTACGGACCACCCCCAGATATGTGGATGTTCTAG